A part of Thermoplasmata archaeon genomic DNA contains:
- a CDS encoding menaquinone biosynthesis decarboxylase codes for MFKDLREYIETLKNHNMLKEINTEISADLQISKILREYLPLKKSVIFNNVHGYKMKVFGNAFASMEHMHTALNLTDFSEPANRILELTKQLPGGYYEALKQLSKLKDLFSVKPKSVKNGPVKEVISDKFDFNSFPILKTWPGDAERFITFPLVVTKSKDDRYNLGVYRMQIYDPKTAGMHWQIHKHGAENFEDSTGKIDVAVVIGADPATIYSAVAPVPKQIDDYLFSGLLRGSPLELVNCESIDLEVPANAEIVLEGYVKKDELRVEGPFGDHTGYYTPPEKYPVFHLKNVMMRSDPIYHTTVVGRPVMEDAYIGKTIERMFLPLIQLFLPEVIDINLPFEGVFHNILLVSIKKRFPGQARKVMFGLWGLDMLALTKYIIVVDSDINVQNLGEVLWALGTRSDPKRDSIVTEGPLDVLDHASYREGFGGKMGIDATKKLKNEGYDRDWADKIEESKEIENWFEQRKKDYGL; via the coding sequence ATGTTTAAAGATTTAAGAGAGTATATAGAAACTTTAAAAAACCATAACATGCTTAAAGAAATTAATACAGAGATAAGTGCAGATCTTCAAATTTCCAAGATCTTGAGAGAGTACCTTCCTTTAAAAAAATCGGTTATTTTCAACAATGTACATGGGTACAAAATGAAGGTATTTGGAAATGCATTTGCATCGATGGAGCATATGCATACTGCTCTTAACCTTACAGATTTTTCCGAGCCAGCAAATAGGATATTAGAGCTTACAAAACAGTTGCCTGGAGGATATTATGAAGCATTAAAACAGCTATCTAAGTTGAAAGATCTATTTTCAGTAAAGCCCAAATCCGTTAAAAATGGGCCTGTAAAAGAGGTAATTTCAGATAAATTTGATTTTAACTCTTTCCCAATTCTGAAAACTTGGCCTGGAGATGCAGAAAGATTCATTACTTTTCCCTTGGTAGTAACAAAATCAAAAGATGATAGATATAATTTGGGAGTTTATAGAATGCAGATTTATGATCCCAAGACTGCAGGTATGCACTGGCAAATACATAAACATGGTGCAGAAAATTTCGAGGATTCTACAGGAAAGATCGATGTAGCAGTAGTTATTGGCGCAGATCCAGCTACAATATATTCAGCAGTAGCTCCTGTTCCAAAGCAAATTGATGATTATTTATTCTCAGGTCTGTTAAGAGGGTCACCGTTAGAGCTTGTAAATTGCGAATCAATAGATTTAGAGGTTCCTGCAAATGCCGAGATAGTACTGGAAGGGTATGTGAAAAAAGATGAGCTTAGAGTGGAAGGACCGTTTGGGGACCATACAGGATACTATACTCCTCCAGAAAAATATCCTGTCTTTCATCTAAAAAACGTAATGATGCGCTCAGATCCCATCTATCATACAACTGTTGTTGGCAGGCCCGTGATGGAGGATGCATATATTGGAAAAACAATAGAACGTATGTTTTTGCCGCTGATACAGCTGTTTTTACCAGAAGTTATAGACATAAACTTACCTTTTGAGGGAGTTTTCCATAATATATTATTGGTTTCTATAAAAAAGAGGTTTCCGGGTCAGGCAAGAAAAGTTATGTTTGGATTATGGGGCCTGGATATGCTAGCTCTAACCAAATATATAATCGTGGTAGATAGTGATATAAATGTTCAGAATCTCGGGGAAGTATTATGGGCTTTAGGTACTAGATCAGATCCAAAAAGAGATAGCATAGTCACAGAAGGACCTTTAGATGTATTGGATCACGCTTCATACAGAGAAGGATTTGGTGGCAAGATGGGGATAGATGCCACTAAAAAACTGAAAAATGAGGGATACGACCGAGACTGGGCCGATAAAATAGAAGAATCAAAAGAGATAGAGAATTGGTTTGAGCAAAGGAAGAAAGATTATGGCCTCTAA